A single region of the Impatiens glandulifera unplaced genomic scaffold, dImpGla2.1, whole genome shotgun sequence genome encodes:
- the LOC124917170 gene encoding uncharacterized protein LOC124917170 codes for MEPRDEYIQRLTSLIEIQSQLLTEFINRGGNGSGNGQGNAPPDSCGERFRRLRPPAFDGQSSDPTHAKEWIRKIENMFDYAQMEEAQKVPCAVFHLEKDASFWWESVKLTANTGGMTWGQFKTAFYDKYFSRTVKINKMSEFTQLRQTESVADYIRQFESLSRFASHLVDKEENKVYQFVQGLKLEIYKGVRTAGIDDMP; via the coding sequence ATGGAACCTAGAGATGAGTATATTCAACGACTAACATCACTGATAGAGATTCAATCTCAATTATTGACGGAATTTATAAATAGAGGAGGAAACGGAAGTGGAAACGGACAAGGGAATGCTCCACCTGATTCATGTGGGGAAAGGTTCAGGCGATTAAGGCCTCCTGCTTTTGATGGACAGTCTTCGGATCCTACTCATGCTAAGGAGTGGATCCGAAAGATTGAGAATATGTTTGACTATGCTCAAATGGAGGAGGCTCAGAAGGTTCCTTGTGCAGTATTTCACCTAGAGAAAGACGCCAGTTTCTGGTGGGAATCAGTTAAGCTCACAGCTAATACAGGGGGAATGACGTGGGGGCAATTCAAGACAGccttttatgataaatattttagcCGAACCGTCAAGATTAACAAGATGTCAGAATTTACCCAACTGCGCCAAACTGAATCAGTGGCAGACTATATTCGACAATTTGAGTCATTATCTCGGTTTGCAAGTCACTTAGTTGATAAAGAGGAAAACAAAGTGTATCAATTTGTCCAAGGACTAAAGTTAGAAATCTATAAAGGGGTGAGGACTGCTGGAATTGATGATATGCCTTAG